The following proteins are encoded in a genomic region of Bernardetia sp. MNP-M8:
- a CDS encoding DUF1599 domain-containing protein: MTDKTLAQYRQIMVTCRQLFDQKNKDYGTSWRILRLPSITDQIYIKAQRIRTIQDKGSQMVGDDIASEFIGIINYSLMALIQIQLRSDARLEIPLREVTEYYQKHSEVSQQLLNRKNHDYGEAWRVMRITSITDIILMKLLRIKRIEDNQGKTLVSEGIDAGYKDMINYSVFALILMMEQNQNQAGNSVNMQEQNADKKLQEQK, encoded by the coding sequence TTGACTGACAAAACACTAGCTCAATATCGCCAAATAATGGTTACGTGTAGGCAACTATTCGACCAAAAAAATAAAGATTATGGTACTTCATGGCGTATTTTGCGTCTTCCAAGTATTACAGATCAAATCTATATCAAAGCACAACGCATCCGAACTATTCAAGATAAAGGTTCACAAATGGTAGGTGATGATATTGCTTCAGAGTTTATTGGAATCATAAATTACTCTTTGATGGCTTTAATTCAAATTCAGCTTCGAAGTGATGCTCGCTTGGAGATTCCACTTAGAGAAGTAACAGAATATTATCAAAAACATTCGGAAGTTTCACAACAGCTCTTAAATCGTAAAAATCACGATTATGGAGAGGCTTGGCGTGTTATGCGAATTACCAGTATTACAGATATTATTTTGATGAAATTGCTTCGTATCAAACGCATTGAAGATAATCAAGGCAAAACATTGGTTTCAGAAGGTATTGATGCAGGATATAAGGATATGATAAACTATTCTGTTTTTGCTCTCATTTTGATGATGGAACAAAACCAAAACCAAGCAGGCAATTCGGTCAATATGCAAGAACAAAATGCCGATAAAAAATTACAAGAACAAAAATAA
- the rffA gene encoding dTDP-4-amino-4,6-dideoxygalactose transaminase encodes MNPTTFNKPYMTGKETEYIRQSVESKKISGDGMFTKKSHQFFEEKYGFKKCLLTTSCTDALEMAALLIDLKEGDEVIMPSYTFVSTSNAFVLRGAKIVFADSEKDTPNIDADKIEELITEKTKAIVVVHYAGMACDMDKIMSIANKHNLFVIEDAAQAVDSFYNTKPLGSIGHLAAFSFHETKNIISGEGGMLVINDDRFIKRAEIIREKGTNRSAFFRGEIDKYGWVDIGSSFLPSDIIAAFLYAQLENLEDIQKRRTDIWNKYYEGLKELDKKGVVKIPQIPNYATNNAHMFYLVCKNIEERSALISKLKQNDIYAVFHYLSLHKSPFYGDKHDGRELPNCDKYANCLVRLPFYYELKEEEIQRVINTISEFYS; translated from the coding sequence ATGAACCCTACAACTTTCAATAAACCTTATATGACAGGTAAAGAAACGGAGTATATTCGTCAATCTGTCGAAAGTAAGAAAATCTCTGGAGATGGTATGTTTACTAAAAAAAGCCATCAATTTTTTGAAGAAAAATATGGCTTCAAAAAGTGTTTACTGACCACCTCTTGTACAGACGCACTAGAAATGGCAGCTCTGCTTATTGATTTGAAAGAAGGAGATGAGGTTATTATGCCTTCTTATACATTTGTTTCTACTTCAAATGCCTTTGTTTTGCGTGGTGCAAAAATTGTTTTTGCAGATAGTGAAAAAGACACACCAAATATTGATGCTGATAAAATAGAAGAACTCATTACTGAAAAAACAAAAGCAATTGTAGTTGTTCATTATGCAGGAATGGCTTGTGATATGGACAAAATAATGTCAATTGCAAACAAACACAATCTTTTTGTTATTGAAGATGCAGCGCAGGCTGTAGATAGTTTTTATAATACAAAACCTCTTGGAAGTATCGGACATTTAGCTGCTTTTTCTTTTCATGAAACTAAAAATATTATTTCAGGAGAAGGTGGAATGTTAGTCATCAATGATGATAGATTTATCAAACGAGCTGAAATTATTAGAGAAAAAGGAACAAATCGTTCTGCTTTCTTTAGAGGAGAGATAGATAAATATGGTTGGGTAGATATTGGTTCTTCCTTTTTGCCTTCTGATATTATTGCAGCTTTTTTGTATGCACAGTTAGAAAATTTGGAAGATATTCAAAAACGTAGAACTGATATTTGGAATAAATATTATGAAGGGTTGAAAGAGTTAGATAAAAAAGGAGTAGTCAAAATTCCTCAAATTCCTAACTATGCGACCAATAATGCACATATGTTTTATTTAGTTTGCAAGAATATTGAAGAACGTTCTGCACTAATTTCAAAGTTAAAACAAAATGATATATATGCTGTTTTTCATTATTTATCTTTACACAAATCTCCTTTTTATGGAGACAAACACGATGGAAGAGAACTTCCAAACTGTGATAAATATGCAAACTGTTTGGTTCGTCTTCCATTTTATTACGAATTGAAAGAAGAAGAAATACAAAGAGTAATCAATACAATATCAGAATTTTATTCTTAG
- a CDS encoding BT_3928 family protein, whose protein sequence is MKFLNQIICFIVGALFIFSGAVKAIDPIGTAIKLGEYFEVFATDVPSLHGFFHFLNQNATILAVIFVVSEIVLGTALLIGFKRKITVWLLFLMITFFTFLTFYSAYFNKVTDCGCFGDFLPLKPWESFTKDVVLFVLITILLVQVKKLTNKSNFLTFVVLSSITLLSGFLTYYAIEYEAPIDFRAYAVGKNISEQMKSKEPARYIYVMEKDGQEFRMEEYPTDPAYKYVSNELLNEAESKPKITDYSLWNDEGDFTQESLTEKRIFILVQNVAKGNFDKFEEIKKLINETTAKNANIKVAILTSDTQEAINSFKTSQNINFPFYYIDATVIKTIARSNPALWMLNEGTVIGKYSPNETPESQEVLRLFE, encoded by the coding sequence ATGAAATTCCTCAACCAAATCATTTGTTTTATTGTAGGTGCATTATTTATTTTTTCAGGAGCTGTAAAAGCTATTGATCCTATCGGAACAGCTATCAAACTAGGTGAATACTTTGAAGTTTTTGCAACTGATGTGCCTTCTTTGCACGGTTTTTTTCATTTCCTTAATCAAAATGCAACTATTTTGGCTGTCATTTTTGTAGTTTCTGAGATAGTATTGGGGACAGCTCTTTTGATTGGTTTCAAACGAAAAATTACGGTTTGGCTTTTATTCTTGATGATTACCTTTTTTACCTTTCTGACTTTTTATTCAGCTTATTTTAATAAAGTAACTGACTGTGGTTGTTTTGGTGATTTTCTTCCTCTAAAGCCTTGGGAGTCTTTTACAAAAGATGTAGTTCTGTTTGTCTTGATTACAATTCTATTAGTTCAGGTAAAGAAATTAACTAATAAATCTAACTTTCTCACTTTTGTAGTTTTGAGTTCGATAACACTTCTTTCAGGTTTTTTGACTTATTATGCTATTGAATATGAAGCTCCTATTGATTTTAGAGCCTATGCAGTAGGTAAGAATATTTCTGAACAAATGAAATCTAAAGAGCCTGCTCGTTATATTTATGTAATGGAAAAGGATGGGCAAGAGTTTCGTATGGAAGAATATCCAACTGACCCTGCTTATAAATATGTGAGTAATGAACTTTTGAATGAAGCTGAAAGTAAACCTAAAATTACAGATTATAGTCTTTGGAATGACGAAGGAGATTTTACACAAGAATCTTTAACAGAAAAACGTATTTTTATTTTGGTTCAGAATGTAGCAAAAGGAAACTTTGATAAATTTGAGGAAATTAAGAAGTTGATTAATGAAACTACAGCTAAGAATGCAAATATAAAAGTAGCCATTCTTACTTCTGACACCCAAGAAGCTATTAATTCTTTTAAAACGAGTCAGAATATTAATTTTCCTTTTTATTATATTGATGCAACTGTTATCAAGACAATAGCTCGCTCAAATCCTGCACTTTGGATGCTCAATGAAGGAACTGTCATAGGAAAATATTCTCCTAATGAAACTCCTGAATCGCAAGAAGTATTAAGATTATTTGAATAA
- a CDS encoding ATP-grasp domain-containing protein produces MKKTISILVTGIGGNVGQGILRNIQAYAKENEQFIFRIIGINVIPISAGNHLCDKTYEIEYAYDENYIPSIIAICETEKIDVVFPSTDYEVYYLSKNAHKLPKMAVSPTETNEVFLDKYKTWEFFAKHQIPFAHSYLPSTYPENAFQSYILKPKEGRGSRGIHINPKNIKDFSDDYMVQELWTGKEITCAFYVTRQQKLHGFITFERELQSGATAFCEVIQKYDSELEKIIKKMMLHLKIVGSCNIQAIVTEEGKIMPFEINGRISGTNSIRSQFGFKDIEYILEEYVFDKEPTVPKITKGSAIRILMDIIYPNSELKEPKNNQTDHFIY; encoded by the coding sequence ATGAAAAAGACAATTAGTATACTAGTTACTGGAATAGGAGGAAATGTTGGACAAGGCATTTTGAGAAATATACAGGCTTACGCAAAAGAAAATGAGCAATTTATTTTTCGTATTATAGGTATAAACGTAATACCCATTTCGGCTGGAAATCATCTCTGTGATAAAACCTATGAAATAGAATATGCTTATGATGAAAATTATATTCCTTCAATTATTGCTATTTGTGAGACTGAAAAGATAGATGTTGTTTTTCCCAGTACAGATTATGAAGTTTATTATTTGAGTAAAAATGCTCATAAATTACCTAAAATGGCTGTTTCTCCTACAGAAACAAATGAAGTTTTTTTAGATAAATACAAAACATGGGAGTTTTTCGCCAAACATCAAATTCCTTTTGCTCATTCCTATTTACCTTCTACCTATCCAGAAAACGCTTTTCAATCCTATATACTCAAGCCAAAAGAAGGAAGAGGTTCAAGAGGAATACATATTAATCCTAAGAATATAAAAGATTTTAGTGATGACTATATGGTTCAAGAGTTATGGACAGGAAAAGAAATTACTTGTGCCTTCTATGTTACTCGCCAACAAAAATTGCATGGATTTATTACCTTTGAAAGAGAATTGCAAAGTGGAGCAACTGCTTTTTGTGAAGTGATACAAAAATATGATTCAGAATTAGAGAAAATCATTAAAAAAATGATGCTTCATTTAAAAATTGTAGGTTCTTGTAATATTCAAGCTATTGTTACTGAAGAAGGAAAAATTATGCCTTTCGAAATCAATGGAAGAATATCAGGAACAAATTCTATACGCTCACAATTTGGATTTAAAGACATAGAATACATACTAGAAGAATATGTTTTTGATAAAGAACCGACTGTTCCCAAAATTACAAAAGGAAGTGCAATACGTATTTTGATGGATATTATTTATCCAAATTCAGAACTGAAAGAACCTAAAAACAATCAAACAGACCATTTTATTTATTAA
- a CDS encoding HTTM domain-containing protein, whose protein sequence is MKKIYNLFEKLYDKKIDPTGLALFRMFFGLVLLGEVVQIFNFKYLIFINQMTVGKVFIFDGLLWIWCFSLLFLVIGLFTRYVAIVSYVCCVLIFGTSLIASYHADYIYIGVSFLLIFTSSSETLSVDSFIKAYKSKIKNQPVFISDISVLNYFSIVLVGIGFIYFDSIFHKLASVTWTTGLGVWKPASLPQFTFLDLNWLMNQKYIIVFLSYLTLFLEFIFIFIFWNKKARLPIFIVGLGLHIGIFITFPIPGFALTMIALYILLIPLHFIKKINTSYKAFLNRIFGQTTEQQIRDNLQIPLFKKIHIYAIITYFVLIMSLQLGVIYRSPLVKKVVINNGWTVSFPNKVFAKISSNISPLISQGFFGIVSHSVFLDFHYTGYNHIIAITYIEKNGSETWLPITNPQGQASWYNVGRNWTYIGFGMVGPQVDSTALSNGIKRFTEFYAVKNDIDLEDATFKVKVKKIDIPMEWEKDFLKTQMAQPWQDVSEAKWIDGKYFIDLPDIESL, encoded by the coding sequence ATGAAAAAGATATATAACCTTTTTGAGAAGCTATATGATAAGAAAATAGATCCTACTGGATTGGCTCTTTTTCGCATGTTTTTTGGTTTAGTTCTTTTGGGAGAAGTGGTACAAATATTTAATTTTAAATATTTGATTTTTATAAATCAAATGACTGTTGGTAAGGTATTTATTTTTGATGGTTTGTTATGGATTTGGTGTTTTAGTCTTCTTTTTCTTGTCATAGGTTTATTTACACGCTATGTGGCTATAGTTAGTTATGTTTGTTGTGTACTTATCTTTGGAACATCTTTAATAGCTAGTTATCATGCAGATTATATATACATAGGAGTTAGTTTTTTATTGATTTTTACTTCATCATCTGAAACTCTATCAGTAGATAGCTTTATTAAAGCTTATAAAAGTAAAATAAAAAATCAACCTGTTTTCATTAGTGATATTTCAGTCCTTAATTATTTTTCTATTGTTTTGGTGGGTATAGGTTTTATATATTTTGATTCAATTTTTCATAAATTAGCTTCTGTAACTTGGACTACTGGATTGGGAGTATGGAAACCTGCATCCTTGCCCCAATTTACATTTTTAGATTTAAACTGGTTAATGAACCAAAAATATATAATAGTTTTTTTGAGCTATTTAACGTTATTTTTAGAGTTCATATTTATATTTATATTTTGGAATAAGAAAGCTCGGTTACCTATTTTTATTGTGGGTTTAGGTTTACATATAGGTATTTTTATTACTTTTCCAATTCCTGGGTTTGCCTTAACTATGATAGCTTTATATATATTATTAATACCTTTACATTTTATCAAAAAAATTAATACATCTTATAAGGCTTTTTTGAATAGAATATTTGGACAAACAACAGAACAGCAAATTAGAGATAATTTACAGATTCCACTATTCAAAAAAATACATATTTATGCTATTATTACCTATTTTGTGCTAATTATGAGTTTACAGTTGGGAGTAATCTATCGTTCTCCACTTGTCAAAAAGGTTGTAATCAATAATGGTTGGACAGTTTCTTTTCCAAACAAGGTTTTTGCTAAAATCTCTTCAAACATAAGTCCTTTAATAAGTCAAGGTTTCTTTGGTATAGTTAGTCATAGTGTATTTCTTGATTTTCATTATACAGGATATAATCATATTATAGCAATAACTTATATTGAAAAAAATGGATCAGAAACTTGGCTACCTATTACTAACCCTCAAGGACAAGCTTCTTGGTATAATGTAGGGAGAAATTGGACATATATTGGTTTTGGTATGGTCGGTCCTCAAGTAGATTCTACAGCTCTTTCTAATGGTATAAAACGCTTTACAGAATTTTATGCTGTGAAAAATGATATTGACTTAGAGGATGCTACATTCAAAGTCAAAGTTAAAAAAATCGATATTCCGATGGAATGGGAAAAAGACTTTCTTAAGACCCAAATGGCACAACCATGGCAAGATGTAAGTGAAGCAAAATGGATAGATGGTAAATATTTTATCGATCTTCCAGATATAGAATCTCTATAA
- a CDS encoding glycosyltransferase family 2 protein, giving the protein MLKDKLLSLVVPVYFEEECIKQFITETTKVLEEHSINYEIIFVDDGSKDNTVELIKTQALNNTNLKLVEFSYNHGKQAALTAGITYAKGDYLLMMDPDLQDPPIEIPNFIRKIEEGYDLVFGVRKEKKDNIINVIFSKLFWWILEHFTGLNLPRGLAVMRIFNRRFTNQFLKYNESSRFIEGMFMHVGMKQTTITIEQRERFAGVSKFNFSRKLNLAFDAILDFSDLPLKNIIRIGSYMVMFGFFAAFFIIVAKLLLIDFQMGWASIMVSMLIGFGVQLIMVGIVGVYVGKIYKQVKQRPLYSVKTVTNLEEK; this is encoded by the coding sequence ATGTTAAAAGACAAATTACTTTCTTTAGTTGTTCCTGTATATTTTGAAGAAGAATGTATCAAACAATTTATCACTGAAACTACGAAAGTATTAGAAGAGCATTCTATCAATTACGAAATCATTTTTGTTGATGATGGAAGTAAAGATAATACAGTAGAATTGATAAAAACACAAGCTCTAAATAATACAAACCTCAAATTAGTAGAATTTTCATACAATCATGGCAAACAAGCAGCACTTACGGCAGGAATAACCTATGCTAAGGGAGATTATTTGCTAATGATGGATCCAGATTTACAAGACCCTCCTATAGAAATCCCTAACTTTATAAGAAAAATTGAAGAGGGATATGATTTGGTGTTTGGTGTACGTAAGGAGAAAAAAGACAATATTATAAATGTGATTTTTTCTAAACTTTTTTGGTGGATTTTAGAACATTTTACAGGGCTTAATCTACCTAGAGGTTTAGCTGTTATGCGTATTTTTAATCGTCGCTTTACAAATCAGTTTTTAAAATACAATGAGTCTAGCAGATTTATAGAAGGAATGTTTATGCATGTTGGAATGAAACAAACTACAATTACCATCGAACAAAGAGAACGCTTTGCAGGAGTCAGTAAATTTAACTTTAGCCGAAAACTCAACCTAGCCTTTGATGCTATTTTAGATTTTTCAGACCTTCCTCTCAAAAATATTATTCGTATAGGTTCTTATATGGTTATGTTTGGATTCTTTGCAGCTTTTTTTATTATTGTTGCCAAACTTCTTCTCATTGACTTTCAAATGGGGTGGGCTTCTATTATGGTCTCTATGCTCATTGGGTTTGGTGTTCAATTAATAATGGTAGGAATTGTTGGGGTTTATGTAGGTAAGATATATAAACAAGTCAAACAAAGACCTCTCTACTCAGTCAAAACAGTTACTAATTTAGAAGAAAAATGA
- a CDS encoding HAD family hydrolase, whose product MPYNYIFFDVANTLLQKPQLFAKIHQVLVEHGYEIDIHYLKRIHKLLSETIIFPDKTSKEFYHHFNTELLYAVGILPNFKLLEDIFAACTYMEWQPFDDTDFLNQITIPTGIISNWDISLESKLKSYFNRDFFEIYGSQKEGIKKPALDFYKKAIKNLDCPANQILYVGDSIKLDTEPARKLGIEAILIDRENVFPYYKEPKINSLHQLSTFLD is encoded by the coding sequence ATGCCTTACAATTATATATTTTTTGATGTTGCTAATACACTACTTCAAAAACCTCAACTATTTGCAAAAATACATCAAGTATTAGTAGAACACGGCTATGAAATAGATATTCATTATCTGAAACGTATTCATAAACTTCTTAGTGAAACTATTATTTTTCCTGACAAAACATCTAAAGAATTTTATCATCATTTCAATACAGAGTTACTGTATGCTGTAGGCATTTTACCAAACTTCAAACTCTTAGAAGATATTTTTGCTGCCTGTACCTATATGGAATGGCAACCGTTTGATGATACAGATTTTCTCAATCAAATTACTATACCAACAGGTATTATTTCAAATTGGGATATATCTTTAGAGTCAAAATTAAAATCTTACTTTAATCGTGATTTTTTTGAAATTTATGGTTCACAAAAAGAAGGAATTAAAAAACCAGCTTTAGATTTTTATAAAAAAGCCATCAAAAACCTAGACTGCCCTGCTAACCAAATTCTTTATGTGGGAGATTCTATAAAATTAGATACAGAGCCAGCTCGTAAACTAGGAATAGAAGCCATTCTGATTGATAGAGAAAATGTATTTCCATATTATAAAGAACCTAAAATTAATTCATTACATCAACTTTCTACATTTTTAGATTGA
- a CDS encoding acyltransferase, protein MDNNKEGRIFFKGLNELRAIAALAVVFHHIELYKRMGDLPSLLDITYFSYFISTIGKNGVYLFFVLSGFLITYLLFAEQERYDKINVKDFYVRRVLRIWPLYYMIVFLSFFIVPLLPDLLPFLNGETSYMNRINIISDSFYFKLGLFLVFFSHIALSSGYYIAGASQTWSVSVEEQFYLFWPILLKVFKKNIIYVAISIIVFRPLGVKLLNYLVNHYPIFDFKLFQYLLIYFETFPVHFMCVGALFAYLFYYHKEIVLKLFSYKIIVFGLYISTGILLFYPIRILHHGLPVLFGGIILHVITAKGVLENQKTILNFLGKISYGIYMYHPIIMFLCFGLINSLGIQNLVLYNILVYSSIIFLTIGISYLSYTYFEKYFLSFKHKFSKVKSGEN, encoded by the coding sequence ATGGATAATAATAAAGAAGGACGAATTTTTTTTAAAGGACTAAATGAACTTAGGGCTATTGCAGCATTAGCAGTTGTTTTTCATCATATTGAACTTTATAAACGAATGGGAGATTTGCCATCCCTCTTGGATATTACTTATTTTTCTTATTTTATATCTACAATAGGTAAAAATGGAGTTTATTTATTCTTTGTTTTGAGTGGTTTTTTAATTACTTATTTATTATTTGCAGAGCAAGAAAGATACGATAAGATAAATGTAAAAGATTTTTACGTACGAAGAGTGCTTCGTATTTGGCCTCTTTATTATATGATTGTTTTTTTATCTTTTTTTATTGTACCTCTGCTTCCCGATTTGCTTCCCTTCTTAAATGGCGAAACAAGTTATATGAATAGAATAAATATCATTTCTGATTCTTTTTATTTCAAATTAGGTCTTTTTTTAGTGTTCTTTTCTCATATTGCTCTATCATCTGGATATTATATAGCAGGAGCATCTCAAACTTGGTCGGTTAGTGTAGAAGAACAATTTTATCTTTTTTGGCCTATTTTATTGAAAGTATTTAAGAAAAATATAATCTATGTTGCCATAAGTATTATTGTCTTTAGACCATTAGGAGTAAAACTTTTAAATTATTTAGTAAACCATTATCCTATATTTGATTTCAAACTATTTCAATATCTACTAATTTATTTTGAAACATTTCCTGTGCATTTTATGTGTGTAGGAGCTTTATTTGCCTATCTATTTTATTATCATAAAGAAATTGTTCTTAAACTATTCAGCTATAAAATTATTGTCTTTGGACTCTATATCTCAACAGGTATATTACTTTTTTATCCTATTCGTATTCTGCATCACGGACTTCCTGTATTATTTGGAGGAATAATACTTCATGTAATTACAGCAAAAGGAGTATTAGAAAATCAAAAAACAATTTTGAATTTTTTGGGTAAAATTTCTTACGGTATCTATATGTATCATCCTATCATAATGTTTTTATGTTTTGGTTTAATAAACTCATTAGGTATTCAAAATTTAGTTTTATATAATATTTTGGTTTATTCTTCAATTATTTTTCTAACTATTGGAATAAGTTATTTGTCGTATACTTATTTTGAAAAATACTTTTTAAGTTTCAAACATAAATTTTCTAAAGTAAAAAGTGGAGAGAACTAA
- a CDS encoding M50 family metallopeptidase: MKNSALDKDYTSLSSKNSQAAQHSSLTGLLIAAVITVVLFNVPYGQYISYPFLILGTWFHEMGHGLMGLIWGGKFSHLDMFPNGSGVAYTATSGIMSRAWVAAAGLMSPPIVGAILIMAGRTQKGAKIAMSILGAVLLLSVVIWVRSIFGVVAVGLWGAVIMACAFKLPHSYKPFVVQFLGVQAWASAFVSLDYMFSDNAGSLGVSDTQAIANLLILPYWFWGGAIAAFAIVMLLVSLKVAFKK, from the coding sequence ATGAAAAATTCAGCCTTAGACAAAGATTATACTTCTTTATCATCCAAAAATTCTCAAGCTGCTCAACACAGTTCACTTACAGGACTTTTAATCGCTGCTGTTATTACAGTCGTTCTTTTTAATGTTCCTTATGGACAATATATAAGTTATCCTTTTTTAATTTTGGGTACTTGGTTTCACGAAATGGGACACGGACTTATGGGTCTTATTTGGGGTGGGAAATTTTCTCACTTAGATATGTTTCCAAATGGCTCGGGAGTAGCTTATACAGCTACTTCTGGTATAATGTCTAGGGCTTGGGTAGCTGCTGCTGGACTTATGTCACCTCCTATTGTTGGTGCTATTTTGATTATGGCTGGTCGTACTCAAAAAGGTGCAAAAATAGCTATGAGTATTTTGGGTGCAGTTCTGCTTTTATCTGTTGTTATTTGGGTTCGCTCTATTTTTGGAGTTGTTGCTGTGGGGCTTTGGGGAGCTGTTATTATGGCTTGTGCTTTCAAATTACCTCACTCATATAAACCTTTTGTAGTTCAGTTTTTGGGAGTACAGGCTTGGGCAAGTGCTTTTGTAAGTTTAGATTATATGTTTAGTGACAATGCTGGTTCATTGGGCGTTTCAGATACACAAGCTATTGCCAATCTTCTTATTTTACCTTACTGGTTTTGGGGTGGAGCAATTGCAGCTTTTGCTATTGTGATGCTTTTGGTAAGTCTGAAAGTTGCCTTTAAGAAATAA
- a CDS encoding acetyltransferase, giving the protein MKIKLAIIGAGDLGQLIAHHAKSCNFEVVGFYDDFQTSENAADKFTLLGKISDIENDFKVNKFDEISIAIGYKHLKFKEQILQKLLSENIPLASIIHPSAYVDSSVKIGKGVVILPHVTVDAGCKIGNGVLLNTAVCIAHDTEIEICCFVAPSAALAGFIKIEKRCFIGINSTIIDNISVCQDTQIGAGSVVTKSITDKGLYVGVPAKKIKS; this is encoded by the coding sequence ATGAAAATAAAGTTAGCCATTATTGGAGCAGGAGACTTAGGACAACTTATTGCACATCACGCTAAATCCTGTAATTTTGAAGTAGTCGGTTTTTATGATGATTTTCAAACTAGTGAAAATGCTGCCGATAAATTTACTCTTTTAGGCAAAATTTCTGATATAGAAAACGATTTTAAAGTAAATAAGTTTGATGAAATTAGTATTGCCATAGGCTACAAACATCTTAAATTTAAAGAGCAAATACTTCAAAAACTATTGTCTGAGAATATTCCCTTAGCTTCTATTATTCATCCTTCTGCCTATGTAGATTCTAGTGTGAAAATAGGTAAAGGAGTTGTTATTTTGCCTCATGTGACTGTGGATGCTGGTTGTAAGATAGGTAATGGTGTTTTACTTAATACAGCTGTTTGTATTGCCCATGATACTGAAATAGAAATATGTTGTTTTGTTGCTCCTTCGGCAGCTTTAGCAGGGTTTATCAAAATAGAAAAGAGATGTTTTATAGGAATTAATAGTACTATTATAGATAATATTTCTGTTTGTCAAGATACACAAATTGGAGCAGGTTCTGTTGTTACTAAATCCATTACAGATAAAGGTCTGTATGTAGGAGTACCTGCTAAAAAAATAAAATCATAA